The DNA window CCCTTAAAATGAGTGTGAAGTGATTCCTAAGATTTTTACTTACAAGTGTTTATAATTAGGTAAttgttccctttttttcttacgataatttgaaccggagtcaTGATTTCTTGATAATAGGTCAAAGGCCATTCACCAATCATAACTCTAGAACGGGAGCTAGCCAGCAAAAGTCTATGTGAAGCGATTTTTTGCAACTCAATGATTTTTAAGTACCTACCCGTGTGCAACAAGGATCAGGCGGCCTGATAGTCCAAAGCCGGGGGAGAGTCAAATTACATAACAAAAAAGGCGGGAATATCGATATAGATAAGGGCCTTTTTGGGccctcctagaatctggaaatttatgggAGTTtcccaagttgactcaatgtagtttacggaaatcaTTATTCGGTACATAGgctacgtgttaaacggttgcctgaacATACGTCTGCAGGcgcattttagcgaaaaatgcgtgattttctatcactccgaggcgcTTTTGACACCGAGCTACGACTAACTAAAACAAGATTTTAATATGTTATCAAGGAgactttaggacacattttaatcctggtttggttttagttacaTTATGTGcccataataaaaaaaaaaaaaaaaaaaaaaaaaaaaaaaaaaaatttcaaaagtcgaattttaagggacatccgcaaaaatcttaggaaATAACGTcgttaggggtttttttttggccaCAATTGAAGAAAATCTCCTAGTAAGAGCCTAACAGGGCTTAATAACTGCCCTCGATAGTAGACGTAGCGTGCATGCAGTTCGAGAGACGTATTTCCTTAAGATTTTTGCGTGTCCCTTATAAGTCAACTTTTAAGAAAGTTTCTTTAAATTATGAGCACATCATCTGACTAAAACTAAACCGCGGTTAAAATGTGCCCTAAAGCCTTCTTGATAACACATCAAAAACTCCTTTTGGTTAGACGATGTGCTCGGTGTTAAAAAAGCCTCGGGGTGatggaaaaacactcatttttcgccaaaatgcGCTTGCAAATGTTTGTTCAGGGAACCGTTTAACtcgtatccagtggcctatggacTGGATCCAGATTATTTCCGTCAACTaaattgagtcaacttggaaaatccgcataaatttccagattctagggggGAGggtagggtgcggcttatttccGTCATGTCAGAAAATCGACGAGGTCCGGGTCACAATCGATgctatctatgaaaataataagCTGTAttaatttgagccaatttgaagcttttttagctgATGCTCAAAGGAAGCAAAACCaaggggcaaaattacattggtttaaatgggcgggaaaacgcctgatctgcgaaaatgcgttttttggatctaaaatgttcttaaatttttttttttttcttatatcctgactaattttgacatatttgttttcgccgttataaatgtgcatttacaaataaaataattatacaATAATAtacatattattattattattattacttaaaTGAAGGAGACCTGACCAGCTCTTAGAGAGGCATCTAGGAGCCCATtcgaaacgagaaaatcacactttcgACCCATGGGTGAGGGTAGGGGGGATCATTCGATTGCAAGATAAAATATATACACAAATTTCGATCCAGGCTCGAGAAATAGTATGGGTGGCAACATTGTAACGGACCAAGTATAGTTCTCTAGGGATAAAATAACTattatacattatttttcatccagTTGTGAGATACATTTGCCTCTTTAACTTCGGAACTTATTTTGAGTTCGATCAGAAAGTCTCAAAAGTGATCTTTTGGCTGGGGGCGCGGCACCTCAAAACCGGCTACGGCGTGACCCCCCAATCCCCACTCGTGgatcaaaagtgtgattttctcgtttcgaATGGGCTCTTAGATGTTTCTCTAAGAGCTGGTCAGGTTTCCTTCATTTAAGAACTTGCACAGCCTCCCGACAGTGCTTCGGAGAACATCTAGGACTCTTTTTTCGTACTTTGTAACGATTCCAAGTTTTCATCACTTCTTAATAAATCTCAATGCGATAGTCAAGTCAACAGTTGTTTCTAAATCAGTCCTGCTCTCCCACTTTTACTTATGCTATTACCTCAACCTCGGTCTCAACCAGCTGTCAAACGTGACTAACTGTTTGGGACCTTGGAAAACGGAATTAGCTGATGCCAAACAACCTACGTACAACTTCGTTTGAAATGCTAACTTGATGACTTGATGTTTAGGTCTTGGTGTCCAACATTTCTACTCAGCGCTAACGAGTCTTCTGAAGTTAATAGGACTGTGTTATGTTTGCAGCATGTTGCATATGTAACAGCAAACTCGAGCAGTATGAGTTGAGTGTACTTTAACAATGCGCCTCAATAGAGAAACATACCTTCTATTAATTGGGTGCTTCACCAATTTACCGAATAAATAAACCTAAAATTAAAAGGATTCAGTTCTAATGCAAGGGTTTGACAGCAGCTTACCTTAACTCATACAGAGTATCTCCGCCAAAAAATGCAGCGATGAAAACGCCATCATTCTTTAAACAGTCAATTATTTGACAAAAAGTTCCTGGTAAATTATTTACCCAACTTAGAGATAAACTACTGACTACCAAGTCAACAGAATTTGATGCAAAAGGAAGGTTCTCTTCATCAACTAGTACTCTTGTTACTTTGACAGCTGTTTCAGGTGTAGCAGCTTGACTGAGAAGCGTTGGACTAGACTCGCACAGAAAAACTTCCTCGACAGCTTCGGCATCCATGTGTTTGGACACATGACCTCGGCCACAACCAAGATCGATCACTGTCTTGAATTTCCTGTTGATGTCAAATATGCGATCACAAAGTCTGTACCCTACTTCATCCTTCAAGTAATCATAGATATTGATGTTTTCATCCTGAGCAGCTCTCTCCTTCTGATAAAATTTGGTTGTTCGATCAAAGATTTTCATGGGTGAATCATCTGACAGAGATGTGTTGAAATTCGAACGTTTCAACGGTCCAATAAACCTACTTGTAACACTATGAAAACATTTGGAAAACATTAGTGGACAGTACATTTGCGGTTAGAAAGAGGAGACGCTATT is part of the Bemisia tabaci chromosome 1, PGI_BMITA_v3 genome and encodes:
- the LOC109042667 gene encoding arginine-hydroxylase NDUFAF5, mitochondrial → MYCPLMFSKCFHSVTSRFIGPLKRSNFNTSLSDDSPMKIFDRTTKFYQKERAAQDENINIYDYLKDEVGYRLCDRIFDINRKFKTVIDLGCGRGHVSKHMDAEAVEEVFLCESSPTLLSQAATPETAVKVTRVLVDEENLPFASNSVDLVVSSLSLSWVNNLPGTFCQIIDCLKNDGVFIAAFFGGDTLYELRSSLQLADLERNGGVSPHISPFVKVQDIGSLLNRAGFTMLTIDTDEIVVGYPSMFELMQDLKGMGESNAARRRNLHLSRNTMLAAASIYETLYGNEGKIQATFQLIFLIGWKPDASQPKPLQRGSYEFSLKDLHKIDEIAHRKGIVKDSLDKKLP